The Triticum aestivum cultivar Chinese Spring chromosome 4B, IWGSC CS RefSeq v2.1, whole genome shotgun sequence sequence aggaacatttggagatgcattggatgctcggctcactcacaaggaaggtgttgtcaccatgtgcatattggagtcaagctaggatgatcaatgaactactatctaccttcaattggtatctactatatccttccaatgatatctcagtaacaagtatctattcatgctttctcctcctgcattcaaccttgtgtaggttgcatcttgtcatgattttcatttcatatcttgtgatacttgtttcctttctcaaagcatcacaacgatgatctcttgttactagttgtgatgcccttgatggatgtgtgtttggacttcatttatatacaataagaccatatctagccaagtgctatgctttcaagcaaatatcttattggtatatttatgacttccttgtggatatcttgttccttcgtgttgtaactatttcgggtgtacattcttctttgtagatatatatatcatcatgatttcgtctacatagaaccttatacacttgagagaaattacatctctagttgatatcctttctttcacgtccaccttgtctttcttatgttatttctttggtggctccatgaaagcttttgccttgagtgcgtgtcctctatcgttgcatcttgatgcactcttgtgtggtgaagattattttcctcacgCTTATcgttacgaggcttttgccatcttaattggcatccctcgtcttgatgaggctttcatcttctatcttcaccacgggttgtcacaagcataagttctttatatgcttattagtaagcttgtgaacccatttgctagttgtgtgtgggaatgacaggccttgcaccgtgtgcctcattctttcaagactatgttgatgcttaatgctcatcctaattttagtcttctcaagtgcttcgccatgactcacacacatcattttggttgagcccattcttaagttgcctcttttacttgttgctcaaccatgtgtttgttgcaagtactaggctttgtttcctatatgctcacttgcacttgttgtaagtttctattgattttgggggagatatgatcctattttgtgcactttgtatccaaatacaaaaattcttgatgtgcacaaatcatggggagcttctctagtttctttagaacactgctctgctcttatcataatatcctttattcatgtggctcgtaggatcattggcctagttggttcaattggtatcttttgatagcttccttcaattggtatcttttgattgcttgattgcttgttttctctctttgattatgtctttgtggcatatcttccttttgcaatctttgggcctcaatatagtttgtgttcctccaagtattaaccgttggatatgtgtattgcattccactctcttgttgagaaatacacaatttatggaggaccacaatttatattggccttcttagcttttcgcccattttggcaatcgatgccaatgggggagaagtttcagagagttttgtggagaagtttagagagttatctcctcttgctttggttttgttccttagcatttgcatctcatacgcatgcactattggttgttgcattgcatagtgaagcataattccttatataaactctcttgaaagtgattgtcatcaattaccaaaatgggggagattgaaagaacatgcggtgcccccatgtttagttttggtaattgatgacaatctctatggactaatggttgtcttgagttataattgaaggatttgtccataggattttcttgaagtccatgtgttggtttcaaggagtttatgagttgaccaaggtgctattaaggaattatccaaagattggtcatgcgagtgttgagcttattgcaagcatgtcttgaagaagaaggttgtgtgatcattcatgtttaccttcaatacatcatccaaatgaagagagttgcaaagatttaagtttgatcaagactaagtcaatagtgaatcaagttgatcaactcacaaagcgtagaagatgtaccgagagggatcaagtgatcccatggtatggtaagctttgtccattgcactttgtgtactaacccatggtctatgtgagagttctatgtggggttaggtacgtatccatgggcttgcatcaagaggaagatttcatacaacccatggaaaggatgacatcaagtggtgatcgtcaggttaggtacgtatccatgggcttgcatcaagaggaagatatcatacaacccatggaaaggatgacatcaagtggtgatcgtcatcaagattgccgtgtgcaagttcaagtggagcatcacgaagagatcaagtgcttgaatcttgccatccattatggtgtcaatggacttgtgaagatgagccgaagagtggctcacccatagtggactatgggggagcaatcatctagtcttcatcgagccaacacaatcaagaaaggtggtccaacttgagggagtcaatatcgtcatcatctagctcaagtggaccatgtgcaagcaaaggtttgcccttgataggttttctattttactggtctcgtggtggtagttgggagaccgggttataggatcgtttgctgtacttggtagcttgatcgtatcattagtagagagctcaaaccattgcatccttgcatcatgtttcttggttcttgtttggttctctttgtgagtcttagagcttatggtcatcttgatgacaagcttgagttcatcgaaaacggagttcgcatgcatcttctatgatgttttcggtgttggaggtttcactggtcttatccaaggaagggttctcaccattttcttatgggcattttctcatttgcttcttattgatatttctatcaagattgtgttagcccttgttgctagctttccaacaaacttggtttaatcgaattcggagctcgtatgtgaaagttgtggctgttttgatattgcctgttttacatagagaggttgtaccgccccgtagagaggttgtaccggttgaccggtacaaccggtgtttggagcggttgtaccgctccagaattggtccggaggttgttccggccatgtaccgctctaccaccggactagtttctgttttggagcggttcttgggcggttgttgaccggttttaccggtttaaccggtactaccggttccccaggctgttgtaccgcttagagtttttcccaggttggtttttcctctgctttggccggttgtaccggtttgtgcaccggttgtaccggtcgtACAGCTTTCTGCACagaacgggcagattcgtggggacctatttaagggggtcttcttccccaatggttccctatctcttgagctcgtttttgcccccattgttgaccttcttcgagcttgctaactctcaatccctccatggattcttgctagtttttgagggaaaagagagaggagatctagatccacatttccaccaatcactttctcctctatgtgaggggaaccccttggatctagttcttggagttcttggtgttctccttcttgttcttcctctcattttcctccctagcattagttgcttcggtgggatttgagagagaaggacttgggcactccgtgtgcccttgccattgcatgtggtgcatcggtttgagttctccatggtgatacgtggaagttacaagttgagaagcttattactcttgggtgcttggtgcccttgagcttgttcctcttgggtgcttgggcgccctagacggttggtggtgttcggagcttaatcattgtggtgtaaagctctgggcaagcgtcggggtctccaattaggttatggagatcgccccgagcaatttgacgggttccgatgaccgcccccaagggttgccaaagtgtacgggttcggtgaccgcccccaagggttgccatttgtacgggttcggtgaccgccctcaagggtcccttagtggaatcacggcatcttgcattgtgcgagggcgtgaggagattacggtggccctagtggcttcttggggagcattgtgcctccacacccctccaaacggagattagcatccgcaagggtgtgaacttcgggatacatcgtcgtctccgcgtgccttggttatctcttacccgagccctttacttatgcactttactttgtgatagtcatattgttcttgtcatatatcttgctatcacatagttgtttatcttgcttagcataagttgttggtgcacataggtgagcctagttgttgtaggttttgtgcttgacaaattaaccgttaggtttattccgcatttgttcaagccgaAACCGTaaatattttaaaacgcctattcaccccccctctaggcgacatccacgatctttcaaactCGTTACATTGTATCCTTCCTCTTGACCACTAGAGAGACAACATTCTTCAGAGGCTTGGTAATATCGATTTTCACCCGTACGCGAGCAAAGTTTCCCTCAAAATCGTGTGATTTGGGTTCTGCGAATAAGAATTCGCCAACAGTAGCTGACAGGGCTTTGATCTTGGAGTAGAAACCGTGCGGGAGGTCGTGGATCTGAACCCAAATATCCATCTTAATGAGCTCGATGGTTGAGGGCTTGGTGAATCCATCGTAGGGCGCCATCACCACAACTTTCCCTTTAAAGTTCCAGGGACCTTCATCCATTACTCTCTCCCAGTCGCCAAGGCATGAGAATTGCATAGAGTACAGATTATCCTCAAGAGGCCGGATTTTCACCTCTTGTGCTAGATCCCATGCCACCCTCATATTCCGATAAAACCAATATTGGTTGTAGGGTTTGTCAGTATGAACCCTAGCCAACGCCATCCAATGAGTTGCGTCAGGAGTCAGCTCGCTGTCATCCACCACCACATCCTGTAGATCGTCCTCCTTCAAGCCTAGTTCCTCCATCAGTGCTTCGAGATCGGATGTTGCAGAACCCGAACTCGACGCTGCAGTAGCCATGATTCTCTTGCCCGAGGTTTTGTGATCCGCGAGCGGTATGATCCCGATCGAAACCCTGCAGCCGCACCGCCAACCGGGACCCCAGGGCCCCAGCGGTCGCCGGCGGAGAAGGGAAGGGCCGGGGAGGAAGCCGATCTCTACGGTTAGGCGTCGCCGTCGccgagaggaggaagaaaccctAATGAGAGGGGTATTTTTACGCACATGTGTTGTTTTTTTACTTATGGTGGTATAGCTGTACTCTCTCCTTGTGGCTACCAAAACATTAGCATCTCGGCCTCCCTGCAGCCCAAGAGCAAAACGAAATAGGCCCAGCGGTCCAGCCTGTTCACACGAGCCCATTCAGGACGCAGAACCGCAGAAACCCCACTCCTCCCACTCGCAACTCCACTCCGCGGCGGCGCTGCTCCACCACTTCCCCGCAAATCCCTCGACGGAAACCCCAATCCGGCGACGCGACGGCGGCCCAAATGCCCCCCACGACGAGCCTCCCCCTGGCGCAGCGCGGCCGCCACTCGCCGCCGGCGCTGGTCGACGACGCCATGAGGGAGATCTTCCTGCGCGTCCCGGCGGACGACCCCAAGAccctcgtccgcgccgccgccgtctgcaCGACCTGGAGCCGCATCCTCTCCGACGTCATCTTCACCCGCGAGTACCGCGCCTTCCACGGCGCGCCGCCCATGCTGGGCTTCCTCCACAACACGCACCATGAGAGGTCGTGGGGGAGAGGGAGGATCAAGCAGCACGAGGAGTACCTGGTCTCCAGCTTCGTCTCCACCGCCTCCTTCCGCCCGCCGGCCTGCCACGAGCGCCGCCACTGGCGCGTCCTCGACTCCCGCCACGGCCTCGTCCTCTTCCACACCCCTAAGAGGGACGAGGACTTCGTCATCTGTGACCTCGTCACCTACGACCGGTGGAGGATCGACGCCGCCCCCGAGTGCGCGGAAATCATATGGAGTCATCAGGATGAagaccatgatgatgatgatgatgatgatgaggaggaggaggaggttgagggAGTAACCTGGAATGCTGCAGTGATCTGTGCCAAGGATGGATGCAACCACCTCTACTGCCATGGCGGCCCTTTCCTTGTGGCCCTCGTCGGCTCCGACGAGGATCAGGGGATCACCTTTGCATCCGTATATTCATCAAAGACTGATGAGTGGAGCGACATGATCTCCATTGAGGAGCCGAATGCCATCGAGATGACTGGGCAAATTGGTGTTGTTGGAAATAAGGTCTACTTCCAATGTGAATGTACCCAAAATGTTGTGGAGTACAACATGGGCGATGAAGAACTATCGGTGATTGATCCAATATTTGAAGACGATAATAAGGACATACAGGCCATTGGACTCTTGGGGATGGAGGATGGCATGTTGCTGTTCGCCGCCGTGCTGGAGCCTAAActctacctatggtcaatggagGCTGGCTCCAACGGAGCTGCGGCATGGGCACAGCGCAGAGTCATTGAGCTTGCACCGTTGCTCCCTTCTCGTGCCCTCTTGGATGTGTCAGTGGTTGGTTTTGCAGAAGGTGTTGGTCTCATCTTCCTGAATACAGAGGCTGGGTTGTACACAATTGAGCTCAACTCAGGCCGAAGCAAGGAGGTACATAGAGCCACATCTTTCAAAAGGGTCATGCCCTACACGAGCTTCTACACTAGAGGTACGAAATATGCACATTTAGTCATGAACACTAAACACGCCATTGACTAGCTTTAACTACGTtgataagtactccctctgtcaagaaatataagagcatttagatcactaaagaaatgatctaaacactcttatatttctttacggagggagcatGTAGAGATTTTCTTTCATTTTCCTACGTAAATAGATAGACATTTATGTGTAGAGTTTCCAGTAGTTGTGCATTGCCAAGAGCAGTTTGCATACAGGTTATGTGATCAGAGCTTTGGttggtgtgtgtgggtgtgtgtgtgtgcgcgccacTAAACACTTACGCAAGGGAAGGAGAGGATTTCCTTGATGTGTGTCTCCGACATTGTAGTAGTACATTTTGAATCATACCGTTCTGTGGATGTTCTTGGTTCATTTGGACAGCTAGAGTTGAAGTTATTAAGGGACAAAGTGTGCTCCTCTTGTGCTCATCGGATCAACTTATGAAGCTTTGTTTTCTTATGGCGCATCTTGGGGGCGAATGCCGACCTCTGACTAAGCTTCCTGTTGGTGCTACTGCTACATCAGTATAATCAAATGGCGTCAAAAGGATGGATCTCTTTGCTTTTGCTGCCCAGGAAGAATTTGTACCACTGAACTTCGGTGTCTTCGTTTGCTGGATGTGTTGGATTGTTCGGTCAGGGTGTATGCACTTTTGTTCTGTTTGTGCTTGTGCCAAAACTTGAGTCCGCAGTCATTGTGTCCGTAACACCAGCAGGGTATTTATGTGTTTTACCTAAGGAATTAAGGTAAGGAAGTAGAACATGATCAATTGTGACAGTAACTTATGAGTGTAGACTTAAAGTACCTAAATTTTAAGGAGACAGAGATATCTATGCAGTAATCAGCTGGGCTGTGTCGGTCTCTGGAAGGTCATCCTATATTTCCGTATTGTGCAAATGCTCGAAGGCAAGCCCATATTTGTTTGGTGATATGTGGTTTCATAAAATTTTATCAACATCGAGATGCCAGAAAGACTAGTTGTTGATTATTGGTGTTGAAGCGACTGCACAGCCTCCCCGTCGATGACATTAAGACAACTGAGAAACCAAAAATGTCTCTCATTGAGTTACCGTGGAAAAATGAATCATTCATCAACAAATTCTTCTGTACCATGACTATCAATTGGAGTGTGTGTGCGTACACAAGGCACTGCATGTGTTAGAGATATGACAGGCAAGAAAACGAGGAAGATTGAATCAAACATAGGGGCCACAAGATTTTTACATGAAAAACCCCTTCAATGCGAAAGGGAAAAACACCATGGACGCCAACCAACGAAAATTCACAATGTCAAGAGAGATTACAAATGCCGGGATATTACAAATGATCAACTTATCCCGTGTAGTGGCTTAcaaaggatatatatatatatatatatatatatatatatatatatatatatatatatatatatatatatatatatacatatagtaGAGGTGGCCTAGGTCGATACTGATGCATACCACATTTGGTTTACTATACGACATGTAACTGAAAGGTGGAACGGGGCAGCAAAAAAACCCGCTGTTCTGCTGGTTTTGCTATTTTGGGGGCTAACGACTACGCTGAAGATATGGTTCTTTCCAGCGACAtcctttttttttgaaatggaaggGGTTTCCCCCCGCCCCAACTTTTTATAAAGCCAAGGCAAAACCACACACAACCACCAGACTGTTAACAATGCTCAGCGACAACCAGAGTAGCTGCCACAGACAACATATTACAGGGTTTTGAATCTGCCCTATTACAGCAACATTCAGCAAGGAAGTCTTTTATTATAGAGCAAAGGACCCGAGCTAGGAATAGGATAGCATAAGGATCAAAGCTAAAATTCTTAGATATTACTATAATT is a genomic window containing:
- the LOC123093300 gene encoding uncharacterized protein isoform X3, which produces MPPTTSLPLAQRGRHSPPALVDDAMREIFLRVPADDPKTLVRAAAVCTTWSRILSDVIFTREYRAFHGAPPMLGFLHNTHHERSWGRGRIKQHEEYLVSSFVSTASFRPPACHERRHWRVLDSRHGLVLFHTPKRDEDFVICDLVTYDRWRIDAAPECAEIIWSHQDEDHDDDDDDDEEEEEVEGVTWNAAVICAKDGCNHLYCHGGPFLVALVGSDEDQGITFASVYSSKTDEWSDMISIEEPNAIEMTGQIGVVGNKVYFQCECTQNVVEYNMGDEELSVIDPIFEDDNKDIQAIGLLGMEDGMLLFAAVLEPKLYLWSMEAGSNGAAAWAQRRVIELAPLLPSRALLDVSVVGFAEGVGLIFLNTEAGLYTIELNSGRSKEVHRATSFKRVMPYTSFYTRV
- the LOC123093300 gene encoding uncharacterized protein isoform X2 — its product is MPPTTSLPLAQRGRHSPPALVDDAMREIFLRVPADDPKTLVRAAAVCTTWSRILSDVIFTREYRAFHGAPPMLGFLHNTHHERSWGRGRIKQHEEYLVSSFVSTASFRPPACHERRHWRVLDSRHGLVLFHTPKRDEDFVICDLVTYDRWRIDAAPECAEIIWSHQDEDHDDDDDDDEEEEEVEGVTWNAAVICAKDGCNHLYCHGGPFLVALVGSDEDQGITFASVYSSKTDEWSDMISIEEPNAIEMTGQIGVVGNKVYFQCECTQNVVEYNMGDEELSVIDPIFEDDNKDIQAIGLLGMEDGMLLFAAVLEPKLYLWSMEAGSNGAAAWAQRRVIELAPLLPSRALLDVSVVGFAEGVGLIFLNTEAGLYTIELNSGRSKEVHRATSFKRVMPYTSFYTRARVEVIKGQSVLLLCSSDQLMKLCFLMAHLGGECRPLTKLPVGATATSV
- the LOC123093300 gene encoding uncharacterized protein isoform X1 is translated as MPPTTSLPLAQRGRHSPPALVDDAMREIFLRVPADDPKTLVRAAAVCTTWSRILSDVIFTREYRAFHGAPPMLGFLHNTHHERSWGRGRIKQHEEYLVSSFVSTASFRPPACHERRHWRVLDSRHGLVLFHTPKRDEDFVICDLVTYDRWRIDAAPECAEIIWSHQDEDHDDDDDDDEEEEEVEGVTWNAAVICAKDGCNHLYCHGGPFLVALVGSDEDQGITFASVYSSKTDEWSDMISIEEPNAIEMTGQIGVVGNKVYFQCECTQNVVEYNMGDEELSVIDPIFEDDNKDIQAIGLLGMEDGMLLFAAVLEPKLYLWSMEAGSNGAAAWAQRRVIELAPLLPSRALLDVSVVGFAEGVGLIFLNTEAGLYTIELNSGRSKEVHRATSFKRVMPYTSFYTRASCWCYCYISIIKWRQKDGSLCFCCPGRICTTELRCLRLLDVLDCSVRVYALLFCLCLCQNLSPQSLCP